In one window of Armatimonadota bacterium DNA:
- a CDS encoding Rne/Rng family ribonuclease, with amino-acid sequence MPDKKKTAPRKTRKRKSAAVKSPQADSRISKEILIDAGDLETRVAILENGELAELYVEREPRIVGNIYKGKIANVVRGMDAAFADIGTQRNAFLSFDDVILRQAEEDIGPANEVRHAGDGEMLKSGQEVLLQVVRGPMGPKGPRVSTRLAIPGRYLVLLMGNGNYVGVSRKIDKDAERQRLRQIAERIRPKDHGIIVRTEAEGKGVKVLKQDLDYLTELARRIQEKSGQVKAPALLHEDLPLISRIIRDTFNRQVKRLVVDSKQVYDDVLELVALSAPQLKQRVTLYRDKLPLFAAHGIEEEIERLLRRRVGLSTGGYISVDETEALTTIDVNSGRLTATSGLEETILRTNLIAADEVARQLRLRDLGGIIVIDFIDMDKAKHRDRVMAAFEAALRRDRAKTKTVHLSPLGLVEMTRKRTTGSLLRLLTQDCPCCGGTGRMRSALSVALGIERDLAQRAVQEERADAFIVRAHTDVAAILVGYAGERAKQTEKAIGRPVYVRTSGAASVEQMEVQATDTRQVAEQIPLLKRGDVVTARVVAQESPSDLALAEANGCLIGIEADKEIAAPEVEVRIKQVQNSFATAQLAEKPAAKRTTRRRRPRRRKKTPAKSE; translated from the coding sequence ATGCCTGACAAGAAGAAGACGGCCCCCCGCAAGACGCGCAAGCGCAAGTCCGCGGCAGTGAAGTCGCCGCAGGCGGATTCGAGGATCAGCAAGGAGATCCTGATTGACGCCGGGGATCTCGAGACTCGCGTCGCCATCCTGGAGAACGGCGAGTTGGCGGAGCTGTACGTCGAGCGCGAGCCGCGCATCGTCGGCAACATCTACAAGGGGAAGATCGCCAACGTCGTGCGCGGGATGGATGCGGCATTTGCTGACATCGGTACGCAGCGCAACGCATTTCTCAGCTTCGACGACGTAATTCTCAGGCAGGCGGAGGAGGATATCGGCCCCGCGAACGAAGTGCGGCACGCCGGTGACGGCGAGATGCTGAAGAGCGGCCAAGAGGTGCTGCTCCAGGTCGTGCGCGGGCCGATGGGGCCGAAGGGGCCGCGCGTGAGCACTCGGCTCGCCATCCCTGGGCGCTACCTCGTGCTGCTCATGGGCAACGGCAACTACGTTGGGGTGTCGCGGAAGATCGACAAGGACGCCGAACGCCAGCGGCTGCGCCAGATCGCCGAGCGCATACGCCCGAAAGACCACGGGATCATCGTGCGGACCGAGGCCGAGGGCAAAGGCGTCAAGGTTCTCAAGCAGGACCTCGACTACCTGACCGAACTCGCCCGCCGCATCCAGGAGAAGTCCGGCCAGGTCAAGGCCCCGGCCCTGCTCCACGAAGACCTACCGCTTATCAGTCGCATCATCCGCGATACGTTCAATCGCCAGGTCAAGCGCCTCGTCGTTGACTCGAAGCAGGTGTACGATGACGTGCTCGAACTCGTGGCGTTGAGCGCTCCCCAGCTCAAGCAGCGGGTGACATTGTACCGCGACAAGTTGCCCCTGTTCGCGGCGCACGGGATTGAGGAGGAGATCGAGCGCTTGCTGCGTCGGCGAGTGGGGCTCAGCACCGGCGGCTACATCAGCGTTGACGAGACCGAGGCGCTGACCACCATTGACGTCAACAGCGGCCGCCTTACCGCCACCAGCGGCCTCGAGGAGACGATCCTGCGCACCAATCTCATCGCGGCCGACGAGGTCGCCCGCCAGCTCCGGCTGCGCGACCTGGGCGGCATCATCGTCATTGACTTCATTGACATGGACAAGGCCAAGCACCGCGACCGCGTCATGGCCGCCTTCGAAGCCGCCCTGCGCCGCGACCGCGCCAAGACCAAGACCGTGCACCTCAGCCCGCTCGGCCTCGTGGAGATGACGCGCAAGCGCACCACCGGCAGCCTGCTTCGCCTGTTGACCCAGGATTGCCCGTGCTGTGGCGGCACGGGGAGGATGCGCTCCGCACTCTCCGTCGCCCTGGGCATCGAACGCGACCTGGCGCAGCGAGCCGTGCAAGAGGAGCGCGCCGACGCCTTCATCGTCCGCGCTCATACCGACGTCGCCGCCATCCTCGTCGGCTATGCCGGGGAACGCGCGAAGCAAACCGAGAAGGCGATCGGGCGGCCGGTGTACGTCCGCACGTCCGGGGCCGCGAGCGTCGAGCAGATGGAGGTCCAGGCCACCGACACGCGCCAGGTGGCAGAGCAGATACCGCTGCTCAAGCGCGGTGACGTGGTGACCGCGCGGGTCGTCGCACAGGAGTCTCCCAGCGACCTCGCCCTCGCCGAGGCCAACGGCTGCCTGATCGGCATCGAAGCTGACAAGGAGATCGCTGCGCCCGAGGTGGAGGTGCGTATCAAGCAGGTGCAAAACTCCTTCGCCACCGCCCAGTTGGCGGAGAAGCCGGCCGCAAAGAGGACGACGCGTCGGCGCCGCCCGCGGCGCCGCAAGAAGACGCCCGCCAAATCTGAATAA
- a CDS encoding cupin domain-containing protein: MDIVNREDIPAYRTKDGSLVREIVHPDRVPVRNLSLAEAALEPSASTALHYHEVSEEVYYVTAGRGLLSVADEETEIRAGQAVLIPRRARHRVVNIGDEELVFLCVSSPPYGHQDTEIEEDEE, from the coding sequence ATGGACATCGTGAATCGCGAAGACATCCCTGCGTATCGCACGAAGGACGGCAGCCTGGTTCGGGAAATCGTCCACCCCGACCGCGTGCCGGTGCGCAACCTTAGCCTGGCTGAAGCCGCGCTCGAACCGAGCGCATCCACCGCGCTTCATTACCATGAAGTGAGCGAGGAGGTCTACTATGTCACGGCCGGTCGCGGCCTGCTGTCCGTCGCCGATGAAGAGACGGAGATCCGCGCCGGCCAGGCGGTCCTGATCCCGCGCCGCGCGCGGCACCGCGTCGTCAACATCGGGGACGAGGAACTCGTGTTTCTCTGCGTTTCGTCGCCGCCTTACGGGCATCAGGATACGGAGATCGAAGAAGACGAGGAGTAG
- a CDS encoding NAD(P)H-dependent oxidoreductase: MAVIGVFYFSSGGNTEAMARAVAEGCESAGAQVTVQRVEETDPKKWTELDAVILGSPTYFGNMAWQAKKLVDDSIAVYQHLRDKVGGVFTSTGGRRDGERALQALTWALDIHGMKVVDGGPVCEGQPSADDIEACRAYGKRVAEAC, from the coding sequence ATGGCTGTTATCGGCGTCTTCTATTTCAGCAGCGGGGGCAATACCGAGGCCATGGCGCGCGCCGTGGCCGAGGGCTGCGAGAGCGCGGGCGCGCAGGTGACCGTGCAGCGCGTCGAGGAAACCGACCCGAAGAAGTGGACTGAACTCGATGCCGTAATCCTGGGCTCGCCGACATATTTCGGCAACATGGCGTGGCAGGCCAAGAAGCTGGTGGACGATTCCATCGCCGTGTACCAGCATCTGCGCGACAAGGTCGGCGGCGTGTTCACTTCCACCGGCGGTCGCCGCGACGGCGAGCGCGCGCTCCAGGCCTTGACATGGGCGCTCGATATTCACGGCATGAAGGTCGTGGATGGCGGCCCCGTCTGTGAGGGTCAACCGAGCGCGGATGATATCGAAGCCTGCCGCGCGTACGGCAAGCGCGTCGCCGAGGCGTGCTGA
- a CDS encoding TIGR03960 family B12-binding radical SAM protein, producing the protein MPTSQADILPYVTKPARYTNREWNAVHKSHEGARVRVALVFPDAYEAGMSHLGLRILYHVLNEQDGCVAERAFSPWGDMEQEMRAAAWPLCSLESATPLSEFDLVGITLPYELNYTNALNVLDLAGLPLTSAERDQRHPLVIAGGVCAANPEPLADYVDAFLWGEGEDAIVELAEAAQDARSSERDSLLRHLARIEGVYVPRFYHERRDNGRFAGMTAAAHAPAAVTRRVVADLDAAPYPVRQIVPFVETVHDRLTLEIMRGCGRGCRFCQAGACYRPVRERSAQTILRLAEEGLRATGYDEVSLLGFNSPDHSEIQEIVDGLAGRYSDERVSVSLPSLRIDTFSVRLAQRLGMVRRAGLTFAPEAGTQRLRDALGKRVTEDDLFQAARAAFESGWHRIKLYFMVGLPGETAEDVEAIADLVLRLRQMGREILGNQRRGRLRIAVSVNAFTPKPHTPMQWCAQDSRESLEAKFGALRGRLKIKGVQLSYSDLAASRLEAALARGDRRIGAVVEGAWRAGCRFDAWDEHFKPQAWGEAFESAGLDPAEYANRPVPVDAALPWDHLDSGMSKDTLRRQAEMVAAAAAPSA; encoded by the coding sequence ATGCCGACGTCCCAAGCGGACATCCTACCTTACGTCACCAAACCCGCCCGTTACACCAATCGCGAGTGGAATGCCGTCCACAAGTCGCATGAAGGCGCGCGAGTCCGCGTCGCGCTCGTGTTTCCCGATGCCTACGAAGCCGGCATGAGCCACCTCGGGTTGCGTATACTCTATCACGTCCTAAACGAGCAGGACGGCTGCGTTGCCGAGCGCGCTTTCAGCCCGTGGGGCGACATGGAACAGGAGATGCGTGCGGCGGCGTGGCCGCTGTGCTCGCTCGAATCGGCGACTCCCCTATCCGAATTTGACCTCGTTGGCATCACACTGCCCTACGAGTTGAATTACACTAACGCCCTCAACGTCCTTGATCTCGCAGGTTTGCCGCTGACGTCCGCCGAGCGCGACCAGCGCCATCCGCTGGTCATCGCCGGAGGCGTGTGCGCGGCGAACCCGGAGCCGCTCGCCGACTACGTGGATGCCTTCCTGTGGGGCGAAGGCGAGGACGCGATCGTCGAGTTGGCCGAGGCGGCCCAGGACGCGCGTTCCTCCGAGCGCGACTCGCTGCTGCGGCATCTGGCGCGGATCGAAGGGGTGTACGTGCCGCGCTTCTACCATGAGCGGCGCGACAACGGACGGTTCGCCGGCATGACGGCGGCGGCGCACGCGCCTGCCGCGGTGACGCGCCGGGTCGTGGCGGACCTCGATGCAGCTCCGTACCCGGTGCGCCAAATCGTCCCGTTCGTCGAGACGGTGCATGACCGGCTGACGTTGGAGATTATGAGGGGGTGCGGGCGGGGATGCCGGTTCTGCCAGGCGGGGGCATGCTATCGGCCCGTGCGCGAGCGCTCGGCGCAGACGATTCTGCGCCTCGCGGAGGAAGGACTGCGCGCGACGGGATATGACGAGGTCTCTCTGCTCGGGTTCAACAGCCCGGATCATTCGGAGATCCAGGAGATCGTGGACGGACTGGCGGGGCGGTATTCCGACGAACGGGTCAGCGTCAGCCTGCCGTCGCTGCGGATCGACACGTTCTCGGTGCGGCTGGCGCAGCGGCTGGGAATGGTGCGGCGCGCCGGGCTCACGTTCGCGCCCGAGGCCGGGACGCAGCGTCTGCGCGACGCGTTGGGCAAGCGAGTGACGGAGGACGACCTGTTCCAGGCGGCCCGCGCGGCGTTCGAAAGCGGCTGGCACAGGATCAAGCTCTATTTCATGGTCGGCCTGCCGGGCGAGACTGCCGAGGATGTCGAGGCCATCGCGGACCTGGTCCTGCGTTTGCGGCAGATGGGGCGCGAGATTCTCGGCAACCAGCGGCGCGGGCGGCTGCGCATCGCCGTGAGCGTGAACGCCTTCACGCCGAAGCCGCACACGCCAATGCAGTGGTGCGCGCAGGACTCGCGGGAATCGCTCGAGGCGAAGTTTGGCGCGCTGCGCGGCAGGTTGAAAATCAAAGGCGTACAACTCAGTTACTCGGACCTTGCCGCGTCGCGCCTCGAAGCGGCGCTCGCGCGCGGCGACCGGCGCATCGGTGCGGTTGTCGAAGGGGCGTGGCGCGCGGGATGCCGTTTCGACGCCTGGGACGAGCACTTCAAGCCGCAGGCGTGGGGCGAAGCGTTCGAGTCGGCGGGGCTCGATCCGGCGGAGTACGCGAACCGCCCCGTGCCGGTGGATGCAGCACTGCCCTGGGATCACCTGGACAGCGGCATGAGCAAGGACACCTTGCGGCGCCAGGCGGAGATGGTCGCCGCCGCGGCCGCGCCGAGCGCCTGA
- the surE gene encoding 5'/3'-nucleotidase SurE — MRILVTNDDGVHAAGLVALARHLREVGDVTAIAPDRPRSATGHAITLHKPLRMQEVALLEGVVGYSTNGTPSDCVLLGMSSLDPPPDLVISGINQGPNLGEDLTYSGTVSAAMEAAIYGVNAFAISVASFDISSFDAAAKFACQLASIVNEKGLPPDTFLNVNVPDLAPSAIAGVAVTRQGRRRYHSRVEKRLDPRGRPYYWLGGDLDSQDTDRDSDVGAVAVGMISVTPIHLDLTHHVFLGELGKWGIGDRWRGDP, encoded by the coding sequence TTGCGCATCCTGGTCACCAACGATGACGGCGTTCACGCGGCAGGTTTGGTCGCGCTGGCGCGTCACCTGCGTGAGGTCGGTGACGTCACCGCCATCGCCCCCGATCGCCCTCGCAGCGCGACCGGGCACGCAATCACCTTGCACAAGCCGCTGCGCATGCAGGAGGTCGCACTGCTCGAGGGTGTCGTCGGCTACAGCACCAACGGCACGCCCTCGGACTGCGTCCTGCTCGGCATGAGCAGCCTCGACCCGCCTCCCGATCTCGTTATCTCGGGCATCAACCAGGGGCCCAACCTCGGCGAAGACTTGACCTACTCCGGCACCGTTTCCGCGGCGATGGAGGCAGCCATCTACGGGGTCAACGCCTTCGCCATCTCGGTCGCGTCGTTCGACATCTCGAGCTTCGATGCCGCCGCCAAGTTCGCGTGCCAGCTCGCTTCCATCGTCAACGAGAAAGGGTTGCCGCCGGACACGTTCCTCAACGTCAACGTCCCGGACCTGGCGCCCTCCGCCATCGCCGGCGTCGCGGTGACCCGCCAGGGCCGGCGCCGCTACCACAGCCGGGTTGAGAAGCGTCTCGACCCCCGCGGGCGGCCCTACTACTGGCTCGGCGGCGACCTCGACAGCCAGGACACCGACCGCGACAGCGACGTTGGTGCCGTCGCCGTGGGCATGATCTCCGTCACGCCGATCCATCTCGATCTCACGCATCACGTCTTCCTCGGGGAACTGGGCAAGTGGGGCATCGGCGACCGCTGGCGCGGCGACCCGTAG
- a CDS encoding DUF2344 domain-containing protein has protein sequence MQQIVCRFAKGEAVKYISHLDLMRALERGMRRARLPLAHTEGFNPRPRVSYASALSVGHTSDAELMAVALTDPMDPTELRHTLNLNLPHGLQILQAWATPPHKRKTTLGDTDTAEYVVIVEGALDELSLARRVDEFLARDEVWITRVREKSAKDLNLRPLVGSVTIARADAREAELHLRLRTGSSGGARPEEVLAALGIEGRGFRTRIHRNALYASGASGRAARRKLRRLVGDG, from the coding sequence ATGCAGCAGATCGTCTGCCGTTTCGCCAAGGGTGAAGCGGTCAAGTACATATCGCACCTCGACCTGATGAGGGCACTGGAGCGCGGGATGCGCCGCGCGCGGCTTCCCCTCGCCCACACCGAAGGCTTTAACCCGCGTCCGCGCGTGTCCTACGCGTCGGCGTTATCGGTGGGGCATACCAGCGACGCCGAACTGATGGCCGTCGCGCTCACGGATCCGATGGATCCGACCGAGCTGCGCCACACGCTGAACCTCAATCTCCCGCACGGCCTTCAGATACTGCAGGCCTGGGCGACGCCCCCGCACAAGCGCAAGACGACGCTGGGCGACACCGACACCGCAGAGTACGTCGTGATCGTCGAAGGGGCGTTGGATGAGCTGAGCCTGGCCCGGCGTGTGGACGAGTTCCTGGCACGCGACGAGGTATGGATCACACGCGTCCGCGAGAAATCGGCAAAGGACCTCAATCTGCGGCCGCTCGTCGGATCGGTGACGATTGCGCGCGCGGATGCTCGGGAGGCCGAGCTGCACCTGCGGTTGCGCACGGGCAGCTCGGGCGGCGCGAGGCCTGAGGAGGTGCTGGCCGCGCTCGGCATCGAGGGGCGCGGATTTCGCACGCGCATCCACCGCAATGCTTTATACGCAAGCGGCGCGTCCGGCCGCGCGGCGCGGCGCAAGCTGCGACGGCTGGTGGGAGACGGGTGA